The genomic interval AAATATAGTAAAATTGATAACATCAAGATAAATTTCAATGACTATTTTCTTACTGAAAAAGAACATCAGTACTTTTACACAAAGGCTACTATAAACAACTGAAAGTTCCAACTGAATGAGTacaattttgtttctcttaactttttcaatttaaaagtCTGAAGGTGACTCAAGAATTTTCTTCTCACTGGTCTATAGGTAGACCTCTAAATTCTCACTGTTACGGAAAATCTCAGTGTGATAGATGGGCATCAAAACTAAAGCAGTTCTTGAGAACAAAGCATGACTGGAAAAGGAGATTAATTAACAAATGTGGAGAAAGCTGAAGCAGTAATCAGACACTTTATTCTGATTTCAGTGCAGCTTGAGCTTGATGTGAATTCCACTGCAACAACATCCATGTAATTGATGTGCCTGATTCAGATCACAAGATAATTTTATTACtacattaaaaataattattttatactaTCCTCCAAACAATGAAAAGGCTGGTGGTGCATAATCACATCAAGACTTCAATAGTTGTTTCCAGGAAATCCAAACACCACTTGTCATCAGATATTATAGAGCATGGTATTCGTCATTATAGTAGTCAGACAGAAAACATGTGAGCACATACTACTAGCATGTGAATTACTACAACTAGAAACAATaatcaaattaaacaaaccATATGTTTGCAAGATTAGAAATGAAATTTAGACTTTATTTCTTCGGGGAAAAAATATATTGGTTTtggcattagaaaacatatCAAGCATTAATTTGGTGTTTCCAGGAAATGTAATTTCACAGAGTTTAGTAGCTGTTGAAAGATGGAATGCTGTAGCATGTGCAGGACTACAGGTCCACAACTCTTTGTCAATTAAGCATGGAGGATTTTACAATCGTTTAAAAATGGCCAAATACTAGCACAGAGATTTAATATCTGGACTAcattgttttggaagatgataTGTACTCTAGTTCGTAATCTATTTTGTTTTATGAATTGCACATATCAGGCTTCCTTCCAACTATGCCTACAGCCTAAAATGAGTATCATTTATCATGTACTATCCTGTCAGCAAACACAATCATAAAACATGCGTTTTATGACATGGATTTACAAAATTTGAAACAGAATTTTTGTACTTAATATCAAAACAGAGATATATGCCAGTTATAAAGATCGTAAATAAGGTGGAGCAAACCGATACCTGCAAAAAAGCCAACTGTTGACAGATTTGCAATGGCCATGGTCTGGTAGATTAGGTACTCTGTCAAGAAATGACCAAGTGCATAGATGAATGACAGAAAGGTAGCTAGGTAGAGTGGCTTGTTGTCGAGGTTCAAGGCACAAAGATAGCAGAGTGTGCAAGTAAGGAGAGTCCAGACCCCAAATGTCCTTCCATGAACTTCAGTCACTGCAAAAATAATAATCGCAATTACAAAACATGAAATTAAGGGCAAAGGGAAAAAAAGTGATCTAATTGAACAATCTTTGTAAATAGCATTCATTTATAGAATTAGAACAATCATGAACAAACAAAAGTGCTAAAAGCCTAAAACTAATCCAGCTTCACTGGTAAAGTATGTCATACCAATACAATCAAGTGTGCAACTACTAATATTACGTTCTAAATTTTAGGGGTAAAAGTTCTACATTTTCTGGTGTTTCTGGTTTTGCCaagtctgagttgtatttgaaCAACTGGTAGGATAGCATACCCATCAAAGACACAAACAAGTTTTTGATTACTTTAAACTAAATTTGACATCTAAGACAATAGCAGTATTTAGCATTCTAGTATTAACAACGCTGATGATCTGACTATCAGAGTCACCGAACATATCTGCAGAAGTTACACACAATTTGCACATCCATACAAAACCAAACCACGTTTGGTTAATCTACATTCAGATGCAATACCAAATCAAGTTAAGCCCCTTTGGATCTAAAGACTCATACCGAACTTCCATGCGTTCTTCACACAATTAAGAATTCAAAATCCCCACAAATATATCTATCCAACTAAATCTCACAATGAGCAACAAACTTAACACAAATCTCAAATGGGTTTGATTAAAAAGTGAAGCTTTATCCAATTGTGACTCCAGCAACGAAAAAGGATCAAACTTCAACAAGGAAGTTGATTGAGAACAGAGTGAAAAGTCAAGAAAAAAAGGAGTGTACTTTGGGATTTGGAGTAGACAGCAAGACGGAGAGCCCATATGTCGAAGAAGCCGAACCAAACAGAGACCAGTCTAAGTGAACCCACCAGCATAAGCCACCAACTCAACGCCTTCATCTTCACACTTGTCTGttctgttg from Argentina anserina chromosome 2, drPotAnse1.1, whole genome shotgun sequence carries:
- the LOC126784404 gene encoding ergosterol biosynthetic protein 28 — protein: MKALSWWLMLVGSLRLVSVWFGFFDIWALRLAVYSKSQMTEVHGRTFGVWTLLTCTLCYLCALNLDNKPLYLATFLSFIYALGHFLTEYLIYQTMAIANLSTVGFFAGTSITWMLLQWNSHQAQAALKSE